Proteins encoded together in one Paracidovorax wautersii window:
- a CDS encoding tripartite tricarboxylate transporter substrate-binding protein, with protein sequence MHTPPALFLSPWALPCPPAARPTRRRLLMGAAAGVAGSWLTARAQQAPGAGVLTLVVSYPEGGGADLMARLLAPRLADALGRPVRVENQPGESGRLAAARVARAAPNGATLLVDASSFAVNPSIYPRLPYDSDRAFSPLAVLATFPNVLVCPPAYPARSIQEVIQLARSQPGSVAFASSGNGSAQHLAGALFEQRAGIQLTHRPQPGGGPALAEVMAGRVPLFFANLCSSLHHIQSGRLRALAVTAPVRARPLPQVPTLSEVGVGPFDVLEWNPVLAPQGMPAEPRARLVAAVRAAMAHPDVSARISALGGQPLADTSPEAAARFIQAQRAFWAKVVRERRIAASA encoded by the coding sequence ATGCACACCCCACCTGCGCTGTTCCTTTCCCCCTGGGCTCTCCCTTGCCCGCCAGCGGCCCGGCCCACGCGCCGCCGCCTGCTGATGGGCGCCGCGGCCGGCGTGGCCGGGTCCTGGCTGACGGCGCGCGCACAGCAGGCGCCCGGCGCCGGCGTCCTGACGCTGGTCGTCTCCTACCCCGAAGGCGGAGGCGCCGACCTGATGGCCCGCCTGCTGGCCCCGCGGCTGGCCGATGCGCTGGGCCGGCCCGTGCGCGTGGAGAACCAGCCGGGAGAGAGCGGCAGGCTCGCCGCGGCACGCGTGGCCCGCGCCGCGCCGAATGGCGCCACGCTGCTGGTGGATGCCTCGTCGTTCGCCGTCAATCCGTCGATCTACCCGCGCTTGCCCTACGACAGCGACCGGGCTTTCTCTCCGCTCGCGGTGCTGGCCACCTTTCCCAATGTGCTGGTCTGCCCGCCCGCCTATCCGGCACGCTCGATCCAGGAAGTGATCCAGCTGGCGCGCAGCCAACCCGGCAGCGTGGCCTTCGCCTCGTCGGGCAACGGCTCGGCCCAGCACCTGGCCGGCGCCCTGTTCGAGCAGCGCGCCGGCATCCAGCTCACGCACCGGCCCCAGCCGGGGGGCGGGCCAGCGCTGGCAGAGGTGATGGCCGGCCGGGTGCCGCTGTTCTTCGCCAACCTCTGCTCGTCGCTGCACCACATCCAGTCGGGCCGGCTGCGGGCCTTGGCCGTCACGGCGCCGGTGCGCGCCCGTCCGCTGCCGCAGGTGCCCACGCTGTCGGAAGTGGGCGTGGGACCTTTCGACGTGCTGGAGTGGAACCCGGTGCTGGCGCCGCAGGGCATGCCTGCCGAGCCGCGCGCTCGCCTCGTGGCTGCCGTTCGTGCCGCTATGGCGCATCCGGACGTGTCGGCACGCATCAGCGCCCTCGGCGGCCAGCCGCTGGCGGATACCTCGCCGGAGGCGGCCGCCAGGTTCATCCAGGCGCAACGTGCCTTCTGGGCCAAGGTCGTGCGCGAGCGGCGGATCGCAGCTTCGGCGTGA